A region of Chitinophaga horti DNA encodes the following proteins:
- a CDS encoding ankyrin repeat domain-containing protein, whose amino-acid sequence MSMSFIIACESGKRKIAEILLANNEVDVTYTDEKGRTAIHYAAHQGYLDLVKLLQEAGSDIDYEDHNGETPFYFACLQKQKQTALYLLEKGARTNINDYQGNSLLHLTARTGQKELVEKLLEQGMDVNLENNNAETPLMIAVASRFKDVADLLLRQGANVNATNKLGDSPLLMAIRTKNQPMVSFLLENGADINHANHAGETALLIACYDTNRALTTLLVQQGADVMVTSKEGLSPIWYACAKNQKEIVALFLDNGVNANFSQPVSGSTESMNSYLSWVEQSNNLSMEASFSFSHSYSYGGESLLHVAAKNGHLSMVKLLLGRGAEINIQDESGNTALHYAASAGKKDVVKYLLEAGADVTVVNAREQRAVDYSIIKGFNEITALLMASGGQPAQAPANDLKKQLLDLKELLDAGVLTAEEFAAQKAKILAGG is encoded by the coding sequence ATGTCCATGTCTTTTATCATTGCCTGCGAAAGTGGCAAACGTAAGATCGCCGAAATATTGCTGGCTAATAACGAAGTGGATGTGACTTATACCGATGAAAAGGGCCGCACGGCCATCCACTACGCGGCTCACCAGGGTTACCTCGACCTGGTCAAGCTTTTACAGGAAGCGGGATCGGACATCGATTATGAAGATCATAACGGTGAAACACCCTTCTATTTTGCCTGCCTGCAAAAGCAGAAACAAACGGCCCTCTATCTCCTGGAAAAGGGTGCGCGTACCAACATTAACGACTACCAGGGCAACAGTCTGCTGCATCTCACGGCCCGTACGGGTCAAAAGGAGCTGGTAGAGAAGTTGCTTGAGCAGGGCATGGATGTAAACCTGGAAAACAATAATGCAGAAACACCTTTGATGATTGCCGTGGCGTCGCGTTTTAAAGATGTGGCCGACCTTCTTCTTCGGCAAGGGGCAAATGTAAACGCTACCAATAAACTGGGTGATTCGCCGCTGCTGATGGCGATACGCACGAAGAACCAGCCGATGGTCAGCTTCCTGCTGGAGAACGGTGCCGATATTAACCACGCGAATCACGCAGGCGAAACGGCATTGCTGATTGCCTGTTACGATACAAACCGTGCCTTGACGACCCTTTTAGTGCAGCAGGGGGCAGATGTGATGGTCACTTCCAAAGAAGGTTTGTCGCCCATCTGGTATGCCTGCGCCAAAAACCAAAAAGAGATCGTCGCCCTGTTCCTCGATAATGGCGTAAACGCGAATTTCAGCCAGCCGGTAAGCGGCAGTACCGAAAGTATGAACAGCTATCTTTCCTGGGTAGAGCAATCCAACAACTTGTCTATGGAGGCCAGTTTCAGTTTCAGCCACAGCTATAGCTATGGTGGCGAAAGCCTGTTGCACGTGGCGGCTAAAAACGGGCACCTCAGCATGGTCAAGCTGCTGCTCGGGCGTGGGGCCGAAATCAACATCCAGGACGAATCTGGTAACACGGCCCTCCATTATGCCGCATCTGCCGGTAAAAAGGATGTGGTAAAATACCTGCTCGAAGCTGGTGCAGACGTTACGGTCGTTAATGCGCGGGAGCAAAGGGCGGTCGACTATTCGATTATTAAAGGCTTTAATGAGATTACAGCGCTTTTGATGGCCTCTGGTGGTCAGCCAGCCCAGGCACCGGCAAATGATCTCAAAAAGCAGCTATTGGACCTTAAAGAACTGCTGGACGCTGGTGTACTCACCGCCGAAGAATTTGCGGCGCAAAAAGCGAAGATTTTGGCGGGAGGGTAA
- a CDS encoding phytoene/squalene synthase family protein, translating into MKTLYDEFSRQVSKAVTKKYSTSFSWAVLALYPSIRPAIHAIYGYVRLADEIVDSFHGYNKQQLLERFREQTWQALEDGISLNPVLQSFQETVNKYGIDRILIVQFLQSMEMDLAPVTYDQERYNAYILGSAEVVGLMCLQVFVNGDAEAYERLKPFAMKLGSAFQKVNFLRDLKDDYQVLGRTYFPNIDMKGFNNATKTCIEEDIAAEFQAALAGIRKLPASSRFGVYLAYKYYLSLFNKIKQTPAQRILQERIRIPNRQKISLMMSSYIQYKMAYI; encoded by the coding sequence ATGAAAACGCTTTATGATGAATTTTCCCGCCAGGTAAGTAAGGCGGTTACCAAAAAATACAGCACCAGTTTTTCATGGGCAGTACTGGCGCTTTACCCGTCTATACGTCCTGCTATTCACGCCATTTATGGATATGTGAGACTGGCAGACGAGATCGTGGACAGTTTTCATGGTTACAACAAACAACAGCTGCTGGAGCGCTTTCGTGAGCAAACCTGGCAGGCCCTGGAAGATGGCATTTCACTCAACCCGGTATTACAATCGTTCCAGGAAACGGTGAACAAATACGGCATCGACCGGATACTGATCGTGCAGTTCCTGCAAAGTATGGAGATGGACCTGGCGCCGGTAACGTATGACCAGGAACGTTATAACGCGTATATTCTGGGGTCGGCGGAAGTAGTGGGATTGATGTGCCTGCAGGTATTCGTAAACGGTGATGCGGAAGCTTACGAAAGGTTGAAGCCTTTTGCTATGAAGCTGGGATCGGCCTTTCAGAAGGTAAACTTTTTGCGTGACCTGAAGGACGATTACCAGGTGCTCGGCCGCACGTACTTCCCGAACATCGATATGAAGGGATTCAACAATGCTACAAAGACCTGTATAGAGGAAGATATTGCGGCAGAGTTTCAGGCGGCGCTGGCGGGCATCCGCAAGTTGCCGGCCTCTTCGCGGTTTGGCGTGTACCTGGCCTACAAATATTACCTATCTTTATTTAACAAGATCAAACAAACGCCAGCGCAGCGCATATTGCAGGAGCGGATACGCATTCCTAACCGGCAAAAAATATCGCTGATGATGAGCAGTTACATCCAGTATAAAATGGCGTATATATAA
- a CDS encoding lycopene cyclase domain-containing protein, with amino-acid sequence MLTSYTYLLVNFFAVVICFIFSFDKRIQFHHHFGAFLKAAIIVGIPFIAWDVWFTHHGIWWFNDTYLTGFRIAGLPVEEWLFFVCIPFACLFTYHCLNKFFDLTWANAFNNIIVFATCIICIVAALLYRDRMYTLVTAVATVVAVLYLHFVARVAWVGQASLVYLLLMPGFFAVNGVLTGTGLEGAVVNYNPAGFLGIRMGTIPVEDAVYGYTQFLLNVYFYKMFTRTVSSAHPPVQQMGA; translated from the coding sequence ATGCTCACCTCGTATACATACCTGCTCGTTAACTTCTTCGCCGTCGTTATCTGTTTTATTTTTTCTTTTGATAAGCGGATACAGTTTCATCATCACTTCGGGGCTTTCCTGAAAGCGGCGATCATCGTGGGTATCCCGTTCATCGCCTGGGACGTTTGGTTCACGCATCACGGTATATGGTGGTTCAATGATACTTACCTCACCGGCTTTCGAATAGCGGGTCTACCGGTGGAAGAGTGGCTGTTTTTCGTCTGTATTCCCTTTGCCTGTTTGTTTACCTACCACTGCCTGAACAAATTCTTCGATTTGACCTGGGCCAACGCTTTTAATAACATCATCGTATTTGCCACTTGCATCATATGCATCGTAGCCGCGCTATTGTACCGGGACAGGATGTACACGCTGGTAACTGCAGTGGCCACCGTGGTTGCAGTATTATACCTGCACTTCGTTGCACGTGTAGCCTGGGTGGGCCAGGCCTCGCTGGTTTATCTCTTACTGATGCCCGGTTTCTTCGCCGTAAATGGTGTGCTGACCGGCACCGGTCTTGAGGGGGCGGTGGTGAACTATAACCCGGCTGGTTTCCTGGGCATCCGCATGGGTACTATTCCTGTTGAAGACGCCGTGTATGGTTACACGCAGTTCCTGTTAAATGTATACTTCTATAAGATGTTCACCCGGACCGTTAGTAGCGCCCATCCGCCGGTGCAGCAAATGGGCGCTTAG
- a CDS encoding vitamin K epoxide reductase family protein, translated as MQHCEDATAYLLSSIQVPYTRTYLRDELLQHPEYPNLQAVADVIGASYNVACLPYKIPWSMIALEPEIKPPFMARINTSQVGPAFATVTNFSANEVALYNPGSKKKETLSAEAFEKIYTGTVLLVGKEDNAGEKNFAGNQHKEKQKQTLNRALIFVLPILTLLACLITAFLQPVTASVFPIIFTLVTLMGCVVGAMLLWHEIDQHNPALKQVCQAGVKVNCAAILNSKAAKIFGQSWSSIGFSYFMGTLMALFVSGVANTSVLQLVAWMNVLALPYTVYSVYFQYKVAKQWCVLCLAVQGLLVLQFVAALAGGFHLALPLGEIPGNSYLLLLSCLVFTALAVMTAMPAFEKAKESRQRKIELQRLKQNPQMFEALLSKQKRLEHPSNGLGITLGKADAPFRILKVCNPYCGPCAQAHPMMEELLEHNKEVQLQIIFTATGDDTDMKTPPVKHLLAIAAKDNEQLTRNALDEWYLSDKKDYVAFAQKFPLNGELQQQTEKVKEMWDWSNLASIAFTPTFYISMPVADESERAYFQLPDMYTVNDLKYFLID; from the coding sequence ATGCAACATTGCGAGGATGCTACTGCGTATTTGTTATCGAGTATCCAGGTGCCTTACACGAGGACCTACCTAAGGGATGAGTTGTTGCAGCATCCCGAATATCCTAACCTGCAGGCCGTTGCCGATGTGATAGGAGCGTCTTATAACGTGGCATGTTTGCCTTATAAGATTCCATGGTCGATGATCGCGCTGGAGCCGGAGATCAAACCGCCCTTTATGGCGCGGATCAATACAAGCCAGGTGGGGCCGGCGTTTGCCACGGTTACCAATTTCTCTGCAAACGAGGTCGCGTTGTATAACCCCGGATCAAAAAAGAAGGAAACGCTTTCTGCGGAGGCATTTGAAAAGATATACACGGGCACGGTGCTGCTCGTAGGCAAAGAGGATAATGCAGGCGAGAAAAACTTTGCAGGGAATCAACATAAAGAAAAACAAAAGCAAACGCTTAACCGCGCACTCATTTTTGTATTGCCTATACTTACTTTACTTGCTTGCCTGATCACCGCTTTTCTTCAGCCGGTAACGGCATCCGTATTTCCTATCATTTTCACCCTGGTCACGCTGATGGGTTGCGTCGTAGGGGCGATGCTGTTATGGCATGAGATTGATCAACATAACCCGGCGCTCAAACAAGTTTGCCAGGCTGGTGTAAAGGTAAATTGCGCCGCCATCTTAAATTCAAAAGCAGCTAAAATATTTGGACAAAGCTGGAGCAGCATCGGCTTTTCATACTTTATGGGAACGCTGATGGCATTGTTCGTCAGCGGGGTGGCCAATACATCGGTGCTGCAACTCGTAGCATGGATGAATGTATTGGCATTGCCTTACACGGTGTATTCCGTTTACTTCCAGTATAAAGTGGCCAAACAATGGTGTGTGCTGTGCCTGGCGGTGCAGGGCCTGCTGGTGTTACAATTCGTTGCGGCATTGGCAGGCGGATTTCACCTCGCACTTCCATTAGGCGAAATTCCTGGCAACAGCTACTTGTTGCTGCTTTCCTGCCTTGTATTTACAGCGCTGGCAGTGATGACCGCCATGCCTGCCTTTGAAAAAGCCAAGGAAAGCCGGCAGCGTAAGATCGAATTACAACGGCTGAAACAGAATCCGCAAATGTTCGAAGCCCTGCTATCGAAACAAAAAAGGCTCGAACACCCCAGCAATGGATTAGGTATCACGTTAGGGAAGGCCGATGCACCGTTCAGAATACTAAAAGTTTGCAACCCCTACTGCGGCCCCTGCGCCCAGGCACACCCGATGATGGAGGAGTTGCTGGAACATAATAAGGAGGTACAGTTGCAGATTATTTTCACTGCTACGGGCGATGATACAGATATGAAAACGCCACCAGTGAAACATTTATTGGCGATTGCAGCCAAGGATAATGAACAGCTGACCCGCAACGCCCTCGACGAATGGTACCTGTCCGATAAAAAGGATTACGTAGCCTTTGCACAAAAGTTCCCGTTAAACGGCGAACTGCAGCAGCAAACCGAAAAGGTAAAGGAAATGTGGGACTGGAGCAACCTGGCGTCCATCGCGTTCACGCCTACTTTCTACATATCCATGCCCGTGGCCGACGAGTCGGAAAGAGCCTACTTTCAACTGCCCGATATGTATACAGTTAACGACCTTAAGTACTTCCTGATCGATTAA
- a CDS encoding TlpA family protein disulfide reductase, with amino-acid sequence MKGIKMIVIALLSSGIFSCHTGDGKAQQADVKDSDSTTIIINLKKAEDRQYTLPLTQLNPLYFEPVFVAPPPNHVDTSNPLKVAVKLAISEPAYMAIGLNVCYVEPGDSVNIDFKTIVANKTQYMDTMAILHGNVFFLSMPQRSKLFDGYVRSCFGMIRVLKDAKSLSNYFTGEKLLVMLDSCYRLVYKDFPNLKSDEATRERVRVSSGNRFYIHMLGVMEYYYHDINDTALKVAMEAVADSMMILALKNVDPFFDPTTWGKYLALFRFYKGAKPDATYIESKFDKFGDTVKQYIALNLLKDGLLKEPADEEAVVSRLTYPPFRQVAKTVLATSNRGIEKSGYINNVIRNVEIFDANDKKMVLSDLFKTSTQPYLIFDFCGTWCAPCMEAIAVYSKVKPLDNSKKIRPIWLFFENDKSKWLSAVEKYGLKRENCFVILRESGATLTKEFETLFDWEGEFPHHFVFSSDGRIVDKRAVNLAVYQENRLADTAPAQGVPPVAPPPPVGAK; translated from the coding sequence TTGAAAGGAATTAAAATGATTGTCATCGCATTGCTATCTTCCGGCATATTCTCCTGTCATACCGGAGACGGTAAGGCCCAGCAGGCAGATGTGAAAGATAGCGATAGCACAACGATCATCATCAATCTAAAAAAAGCGGAAGATAGACAGTACACGCTTCCGCTAACGCAGTTAAATCCATTATACTTTGAGCCGGTATTTGTTGCGCCACCACCAAATCACGTGGACACATCCAATCCTTTAAAGGTTGCTGTAAAACTGGCTATTTCAGAGCCGGCGTACATGGCTATCGGCTTGAACGTATGTTACGTTGAGCCGGGAGATAGTGTGAATATAGACTTCAAAACCATCGTTGCCAACAAAACACAGTATATGGACACAATGGCGATTCTTCACGGAAATGTGTTCTTTCTCTCTATGCCGCAACGAAGCAAGTTGTTTGACGGCTATGTGAGAAGCTGTTTCGGTATGATAAGGGTACTAAAGGATGCAAAAAGCTTAAGTAATTACTTTACCGGTGAAAAGCTTTTAGTGATGCTGGACAGCTGCTACCGTCTGGTGTATAAAGATTTCCCGAATCTTAAGAGCGACGAAGCTACAAGGGAAAGAGTACGGGTCAGTAGCGGGAATCGATTTTACATCCATATGCTTGGTGTAATGGAGTACTACTACCACGATATAAACGACACTGCGTTAAAGGTTGCCATGGAAGCAGTAGCTGATAGCATGATGATACTTGCATTAAAGAATGTCGATCCATTTTTTGACCCGACCACGTGGGGAAAATACCTGGCACTTTTCAGGTTTTATAAGGGTGCGAAGCCAGACGCTACATATATCGAATCTAAATTTGATAAGTTTGGTGATACCGTAAAGCAATACATCGCGCTCAATTTACTTAAAGACGGACTTTTAAAGGAGCCTGCTGACGAAGAGGCAGTAGTAAGTCGACTTACCTATCCTCCTTTCAGGCAGGTAGCAAAGACCGTTCTTGCTACGTCAAACCGCGGTATTGAAAAGTCAGGGTATATAAATAATGTCATCCGGAATGTTGAGATTTTTGATGCGAACGATAAGAAGATGGTGTTAAGCGACTTGTTTAAGACTTCCACGCAGCCCTACCTGATCTTCGATTTTTGCGGCACCTGGTGTGCGCCCTGTATGGAGGCGATTGCCGTCTACTCGAAGGTCAAGCCACTTGATAATTCTAAGAAGATCAGGCCGATCTGGCTATTCTTCGAAAATGATAAAAGTAAATGGCTTAGTGCTGTCGAAAAATATGGGCTCAAAAGAGAGAACTGTTTCGTAATCCTTCGTGAGTCCGGCGCAACGCTGACAAAAGAGTTTGAAACGTTGTTCGACTGGGAAGGCGAGTTTCCCCACCACTTCGTGTTTTCTTCAGATGGCAGGATCGTAGATAAACGGGCTGTGAACCTGGCAGTATACCAGGAAAATCGTTTGGCCGATACCGCCCCTGCACAAGGAGTGCCGCCGGTAGCCCCACCTCCGCCTGTTGGTGCTAAATAG
- a CDS encoding MarR family winged helix-turn-helix transcriptional regulator gives MSYQLVREVLSLIQNFESNLENGGYAHDVEGFKRWIAAEAGQPGHAAPEPGWEGKEQGRSAESVINTLILHMNRYAKTYSKSAIYDSPFSTQEEFIYLINLKAFGEMTKMELVKRNLHEKPTGMQIINRLIEQGWVSQAGSETDRRSKLIRVTDLGLQVLGNQMEKIRQATRIVTGDLSHPEKMELIRLLTRLNDFHYPIFHSNHDPANLLDAALQSYLSPNTPK, from the coding sequence ATGAGTTACCAACTAGTCCGGGAAGTGCTTTCCCTTATCCAAAACTTCGAATCCAACCTTGAAAACGGTGGGTATGCGCACGATGTGGAAGGTTTTAAACGATGGATAGCGGCAGAGGCCGGGCAGCCGGGGCATGCGGCTCCTGAACCGGGATGGGAAGGCAAGGAGCAGGGACGTAGTGCTGAGAGTGTGATCAATACGCTCATCCTTCACATGAATCGGTATGCGAAAACGTACTCAAAATCAGCTATTTACGATTCTCCTTTTTCCACGCAGGAGGAATTTATCTATCTCATTAACCTGAAGGCTTTCGGGGAGATGACGAAGATGGAGTTGGTGAAGCGCAACCTGCACGAAAAGCCGACAGGCATGCAGATCATCAACCGGCTTATCGAGCAGGGGTGGGTGTCGCAGGCAGGTTCGGAAACGGACCGGCGCAGTAAACTGATCCGCGTAACGGACCTGGGGCTTCAGGTGCTCGGCAACCAGATGGAGAAAATCCGTCAGGCCACACGGATCGTCACCGGCGATCTATCGCATCCCGAAAAGATGGAACTGATCCGGCTATTAACGAGACTGAACGATTTCCATTATCCTATATTCCATAGCAATCACGATCCGGCGAACCTACTGGATGCCGCATTGCAGTCTTATTTATCGCCTAATACCCCAAAATGA
- a CDS encoding sterol desaturase family protein produces MNILIVVLTFFIMEGLTWIIHKYVMHGFLWVLHKDHHDHSHSGDFERNDLFFVIFATPTIVLLYLGVQQSMSYLFFIGLGIFLYGMAYFFVHDIFIHQRISLLRDTKNPYLLAIRRAHKQHHKHTGREEGECFGFLWVPVKYFKMYFSKR; encoded by the coding sequence ATGAATATTCTTATAGTGGTCCTCACCTTCTTTATTATGGAAGGGCTTACCTGGATCATTCACAAATATGTGATGCATGGCTTCCTGTGGGTGTTGCATAAAGATCATCACGACCACAGCCATAGCGGCGATTTCGAACGGAACGACCTGTTCTTCGTCATCTTCGCCACGCCAACCATTGTATTGCTGTACCTGGGCGTGCAGCAGTCTATGAGCTATCTTTTCTTCATCGGCCTGGGCATTTTCCTGTATGGGATGGCGTACTTCTTCGTGCATGACATCTTCATTCACCAGCGGATAAGTTTGTTGCGCGATACAAAAAATCCGTACCTGCTGGCGATCCGCCGGGCGCATAAGCAGCACCATAAACATACGGGGCGGGAAGAAGGGGAGTGTTTCGGTTTTCTTTGGGTGCCTGTCAAATATTTCAAAATGTATTTCTCAAAACGATAG
- the trhA gene encoding PAQR family membrane homeostasis protein TrhA: MQPLKVYTYSHKQESVNGLIHGLGILFGLSGLPVLTGIATAHHNTPGIIGAGIYGFCFLFLFTCSTVFHLLRDPVVKRTFEILDHISIYFLIAGTYTPFLLVYFNNAFGITLLSVLWGLALLGTIVKSWFTGRFNVLSTIVYLVMGWIMVVGGRRFIDHVPLSVMIMIAIGGLLYSMGVYFYLRDKRTYSHAVWHAFVLAGAMCHYVAVLLAM; the protein is encoded by the coding sequence TTGCAACCGTTAAAAGTTTACACCTACTCTCATAAGCAGGAATCAGTGAATGGACTTATCCATGGGCTGGGTATCCTGTTCGGCCTTAGCGGCCTGCCTGTACTTACCGGCATCGCGACGGCGCATCATAATACGCCGGGCATTATCGGGGCGGGCATTTATGGCTTCTGTTTCCTTTTCCTGTTCACCTGTTCTACGGTTTTTCACTTGCTGCGCGATCCGGTGGTAAAACGAACTTTTGAGATCCTCGACCACATCAGTATCTATTTCCTGATTGCGGGCACCTATACGCCGTTCCTGCTGGTGTATTTTAATAATGCTTTCGGCATTACGCTGCTGTCGGTCTTGTGGGGACTTGCGCTCCTGGGTACGATTGTGAAGTCGTGGTTCACGGGGAGGTTTAACGTGTTGTCGACGATCGTTTACCTGGTCATGGGTTGGATCATGGTAGTGGGCGGACGGCGGTTTATTGACCATGTTCCTTTATCTGTCATGATCATGATTGCGATTGGCGGCTTACTGTATTCTATGGGTGTGTATTTTTACCTGCGCGATAAACGGACGTATTCGCACGCGGTATGGCATGCGTTTGTGCTGGCTGGGGCGATGTGCCATTATGTGGCGGTGTTGCTGGCGATGTAG
- a CDS encoding ankyrin repeat domain-containing protein: MDALLNALKTRNLEEAATLVAQGEKMPRGLQRHETDQIFRSLLPAKAYRLIIDLLGAGLIETDIYEYDRLDNSVFETLFRNVTNEEDSLQFLRDFVSKLDNVGDAVQDKTLLDIALSLQVPLGAVRILADAGCNVRRRNNADANYLYKVVQEYGIKEERGLEYLAYLLEQGLDANDGNVVGETPLHLAISKNKKQYITFLLENGADLNQQDKKGESPFYCALVHQVCDADTYKLLAAHTPLDFEQTNKDGETALLGAMRMRRGGSLRDAELLKALIDDGADVYQTSPYYHVPKSALDWMCEQPSLMLETALEAGVVDVDRRDDAGNTLLHKVCAYNVNYDQEVARQLYQKVKLLLAHGADPNATNDKDETPMMLAATDNLKSKTVELLLKQKV, translated from the coding sequence ATGGATGCACTATTGAACGCTTTAAAGACCAGGAACCTCGAAGAAGCCGCCACTCTTGTCGCTCAGGGTGAGAAAATGCCCCGCGGCCTGCAACGCCACGAAACGGATCAGATATTCAGAAGCCTGCTGCCGGCAAAGGCTTACCGCCTGATCATCGACCTGCTGGGTGCCGGCCTTATCGAAACTGACATTTATGAGTACGACCGGCTCGATAACAGTGTATTCGAAACGCTGTTCCGGAACGTTACCAACGAAGAGGATAGTTTGCAATTCCTGCGCGACTTTGTGTCCAAACTCGATAATGTAGGCGACGCCGTGCAGGATAAAACGTTGCTCGATATCGCCCTGTCGTTGCAGGTGCCGCTGGGTGCGGTGCGAATACTGGCAGATGCAGGTTGTAATGTGCGCCGCCGCAACAATGCAGATGCGAACTACCTATATAAGGTGGTGCAGGAGTACGGCATCAAGGAAGAGCGTGGCCTGGAATACCTGGCCTACCTGCTGGAACAGGGACTGGACGCGAATGACGGTAATGTGGTCGGCGAAACACCATTGCACCTCGCGATCAGTAAAAATAAGAAACAATATATCACCTTCCTGCTCGAAAACGGTGCGGACCTCAACCAGCAGGATAAAAAAGGGGAATCGCCTTTTTATTGCGCGCTGGTACACCAGGTGTGCGATGCGGACACTTATAAATTACTGGCAGCACATACACCGCTGGACTTCGAACAGACGAATAAGGACGGCGAAACGGCATTGCTGGGCGCGATGCGGATGCGTCGTGGCGGCTCGTTGCGGGACGCTGAGCTGTTAAAGGCGTTGATAGACGATGGCGCGGATGTTTACCAGACGTCTCCATACTACCATGTACCTAAATCGGCACTGGACTGGATGTGTGAACAACCGTCGCTGATGCTGGAGACGGCCCTGGAAGCAGGTGTGGTAGATGTGGACAGGCGGGACGATGCTGGCAATACGCTGCTGCACAAGGTTTGCGCTTATAACGTGAACTATGACCAGGAAGTGGCGCGTCAGTTATACCAGAAGGTGAAACTGCTGCTGGCACACGGGGCTGATCCGAATGCGACGAACGATAAGGATGAAACGCCGATGATGCTGGCGGCAACGGACAACCTGAAATCAAAAACAGTAGAACTTTTATTAAAGCAAAAAGTATAG
- a CDS encoding phytoene desaturase family protein, whose product MQKKIAIIGAGFSGLSAAAYSAQAGHEVHVFEKHDGPGGRARQLKTDNGYTFDMGPSWYWMPDIIEQFFQDFGYSASNFYELVSLNPQFDIIFADGSLEVPSDYQALKAVCEQLEPGAGKKLDAFMVAAKYKYQTGMLQFVQKPCHSWWEFVSPSIAASALKLDLLSNFRRYVKRYFSHPWLVSLMEFPVIFLGASPQKIPAMYSLMNYGGYVLGTWYPMGGMFELVRAMQEVGERQGVKYHYNQPVTNISTADGMVKGLVINGEMHHFDAVIASSDYHHTETMLKPELRNYDEKYWAGRTFAPSCLIYYLGFRQRLPRLKHHTLFFEEELDAHIDDIYEHKTWPRKPLFYACCPSKTDPSVAPEGHENLFLLMPLATGLKDDEATREQYFQHMIASLERYTGVSHLANLIDYKQAYCVQDFIQDYNAYAGNAYGLANTLSQTAVGKPAMRNKRLSNLFYTGQLTVPGPGVPPSIISGKIAAAEVNKLKIIRYENAL is encoded by the coding sequence ATGCAAAAGAAGATCGCCATTATCGGAGCGGGCTTTTCGGGACTGTCGGCTGCCGCTTATTCGGCGCAGGCGGGCCATGAAGTGCATGTGTTCGAGAAGCATGATGGTCCGGGCGGCCGTGCCAGGCAGTTGAAGACGGACAATGGCTATACCTTCGATATGGGGCCTAGCTGGTATTGGATGCCGGATATTATTGAACAGTTTTTCCAGGACTTCGGCTACAGTGCGAGTAACTTCTATGAACTGGTGTCGCTCAATCCTCAATTCGATATCATTTTTGCGGATGGCAGTCTCGAAGTGCCATCCGATTACCAGGCACTCAAAGCGGTCTGCGAACAGCTGGAGCCGGGTGCGGGGAAAAAGCTGGATGCGTTTATGGTAGCGGCGAAATACAAATACCAGACGGGCATGCTGCAATTCGTACAAAAGCCTTGTCATTCCTGGTGGGAATTTGTTTCACCTTCTATTGCGGCCAGCGCACTGAAACTTGATCTGTTGTCCAACTTCCGCAGGTATGTGAAGCGCTACTTTTCGCATCCCTGGCTGGTGTCGTTGATGGAGTTCCCGGTGATATTCCTGGGTGCGTCGCCCCAAAAAATTCCGGCAATGTACAGCCTGATGAATTATGGCGGGTATGTGCTGGGTACCTGGTACCCGATGGGCGGCATGTTCGAACTGGTACGCGCTATGCAGGAAGTGGGCGAACGCCAGGGCGTAAAGTATCACTACAATCAACCGGTCACCAACATCAGCACGGCAGACGGAATGGTAAAAGGATTGGTGATCAATGGAGAGATGCATCACTTCGATGCGGTGATTGCCTCTTCCGACTATCATCATACGGAAACGATGCTGAAGCCCGAACTGCGTAATTATGACGAGAAATATTGGGCTGGTCGTACGTTTGCGCCATCCTGCCTCATTTACTATCTCGGTTTCCGGCAGCGGCTTCCGCGCTTAAAACATCATACCTTGTTTTTTGAGGAGGAGCTGGATGCGCACATCGATGATATTTATGAGCATAAAACCTGGCCTCGTAAGCCGCTTTTCTATGCCTGTTGCCCTTCTAAAACCGATCCATCGGTGGCGCCGGAAGGTCATGAGAACTTATTCCTGCTAATGCCGCTGGCTACAGGTCTGAAGGATGATGAAGCTACCCGCGAGCAATACTTTCAGCATATGATCGCATCCCTCGAAAGATATACCGGTGTTAGCCACCTGGCAAACCTGATCGATTACAAGCAGGCCTATTGTGTGCAGGATTTTATACAGGATTATAATGCTTATGCGGGCAATGCCTACGGACTGGCCAATACCTTGTCGCAAACAGCGGTAGGCAAGCCGGCTATGCGAAACAAACGACTCTCCAATTTATTCTATACAGGACAACTGACCGTGCCCGGTCCGGGTGTGCCGCCTTCTATTATCTCGGGTAAAATCGCGGCTGCCGAAGTTAATAAGCTCAAAATCATCCGTTATGAAAACGCTTTATGA